A single region of the Flavobacteriales bacterium TMED191 genome encodes:
- a CDS encoding MerR family transcriptional regulator, protein MSYNIDQFSKISGISKLVLRSWEGRHNFLKAKRTKSNVRVYTDKLLIKALNTQLLIKSGYRISQISKKTDSEMDMLINDLKYIKSSDLSYDYFINKFIQSGINFDANLFNLTYNECLPNFKIEDFYVNIMLPTFSKIGLFWLTNQMNPAQEHFLSEMFKQKIYTIINSYYTKINNVSWLLFLPPNEYHEIGLLFARLLLVKQGFNVIYLGTNVPLGGLKKVSELKKIDNVLFFSISNFSKDNLNETIDFIDKNFDQCNNYLVTNKYKINDLSNHKCVTIINNIKQFISIISK, encoded by the coding sequence ATGAGTTACAATATTGATCAATTTTCAAAAATTAGTGGAATAAGTAAGCTAGTTTTACGTTCCTGGGAGGGTAGACACAACTTTTTAAAGGCAAAGAGAACAAAATCAAATGTTAGAGTTTACACTGATAAATTACTTATCAAAGCGCTTAATACACAATTGCTAATAAAATCAGGTTATAGAATTTCACAAATTTCTAAAAAGACAGATTCAGAAATGGATATGTTGATTAACGATTTAAAATATATCAAATCAAGCGATCTATCCTATGATTATTTTATAAATAAGTTCATCCAATCTGGTATTAATTTTGATGCGAATTTATTCAATTTAACTTATAATGAATGTTTGCCAAATTTTAAAATTGAAGATTTTTACGTAAATATAATGCTTCCAACATTCTCTAAAATTGGTCTTTTTTGGTTGACAAATCAAATGAATCCAGCTCAGGAGCATTTTTTATCAGAAATGTTTAAACAAAAGATTTATACTATAATTAATAGTTATTATACAAAAATTAATAATGTATCCTGGTTATTATTTTTACCACCAAACGAATATCACGAAATCGGTTTGTTATTTGCTAGATTACTGTTGGTTAAGCAAGGGTTTAACGTTATTTATTTAGGGACAAATGTACCATTAGGTGGTTTAAAAAAAGTTTCTGAATTAAAAAAAATTGACAATGTGTTATTCTTTTCAATTTCTAATTTTTCCAAGGATAATTTGAATGAGACAATTGATTTTATTGATAAAAATTTTGATCAGTGTAATAATTATTTAGTTACAAATAAATATAAAATAAACGATTTAAGTAATCATAAATGTGTAACGATTATTAACAATATAAAACAGTTTATATCAATTATTTCTAAATAG
- a CDS encoding SDR family oxidoreductase, with amino-acid sequence MKKIIIIGSNSDISKAFVFENSSKYEFIQLSSSNSSFNILDKSTFPIQENIDGLVYFPGTINLKPFSNLNENDFQKDYEINVLGLINSLQFYQKSFNQNSSIVTISSIAASFGMPFHSSISMCKASVEALTKSLAAEWAPKIRLNCVAPSLISTKMSERLVNSDIKKEKISQKHPLKCIGQTSDISNVVSFLLSDKSKWMTGQIIRVDGGLSNIR; translated from the coding sequence ATGAAAAAAATAATAATCATAGGATCAAATAGTGATATCTCAAAAGCATTTGTTTTTGAGAATAGTTCCAAATATGAATTCATACAATTATCTTCAAGTAATAGTTCATTTAATATTTTAGATAAGAGTACGTTTCCTATACAAGAAAATATAGATGGCTTAGTATATTTTCCAGGAACTATTAATCTCAAACCATTTTCAAACTTAAATGAAAATGACTTTCAAAAAGACTACGAAATAAATGTTTTAGGTTTAATCAATTCATTACAATTCTACCAAAAATCTTTCAATCAAAACTCATCAATTGTAACTATTAGTTCAATAGCTGCAAGTTTTGGAATGCCATTCCACTCATCTATATCAATGTGTAAAGCAAGTGTAGAAGCATTAACTAAAAGCCTTGCAGCAGAATGGGCACCAAAAATTAGACTAAACTGTGTTGCTCCGTCCTTGATTTCAACTAAAATGTCAGAAAGACTAGTAAATTCTGACATAAAAAAAGAAAAAATATCTCAAAAACACCCCTTAAAATGCATTGGACAAACTAGTGACATATCAAATGTAGTTTCTTTTCTTCTATCTGATAAATCAAAATGGATGACAGGACAAATTATAAGAGTTGATGGAGGTCTTTCAAATATTAGATAG
- the uvsE gene encoding UV DNA damage repair endonuclease UvsE translates to MNLGYACINLTLSNNKPKVTTNRSMIKKTFLNKGIDYASELGLLNCKDLIKILEWNLDNKIKLFRLSSEFFPWASEYNLEELKDYILIKSILFQSGTFAKENNLRLTAHPGPFNVLVSPKENVVKNTINDLSLHGEMFDLLGLDRSPYNKINIHCNGVYGDKLSAMKRFCENFKKLPNSVQSRLTVENDDKSSMYSVKDLMFIHEKIGVPIVFDFHHHKFCDGGISEKEALKLAVSTWPKGIKPIVHYSESKSLHESNSLIKHQAHSDYVNNLPSLHGYDVDIMVEAKAKELSIMPFMTR, encoded by the coding sequence ATGAATTTAGGATATGCTTGTATAAATTTGACTTTGTCAAATAATAAACCAAAAGTCACTACAAACCGTTCAATGATTAAAAAAACTTTTTTAAATAAAGGTATTGATTACGCTAGTGAATTAGGTCTTTTAAATTGTAAGGACTTAATAAAGATATTAGAATGGAATCTTGATAACAAGATTAAATTATTTAGATTGTCATCTGAATTTTTTCCTTGGGCTTCAGAGTATAATTTAGAAGAACTTAAAGATTATATTCTAATTAAATCAATTTTATTTCAATCAGGCACCTTTGCTAAAGAGAACAATTTAAGATTGACTGCACATCCAGGTCCATTTAATGTATTAGTATCACCTAAAGAAAATGTAGTTAAAAATACTATAAATGACTTGTCCTTGCATGGCGAAATGTTTGATTTGCTAGGGTTAGATAGATCTCCTTATAATAAAATCAATATTCATTGTAATGGTGTTTATGGTGATAAGTTATCTGCGATGAAAAGATTTTGTGAAAATTTTAAAAAACTTCCAAATTCTGTCCAATCTAGACTAACTGTTGAGAATGATGATAAGTCATCTATGTACTCAGTTAAAGACTTAATGTTTATTCATGAAAAAATAGGTGTTCCAATTGTCTTTGATTTCCATCATCATAAGTTTTGTGATGGTGGTATTTCAGAAAAGGAGGCATTGAAATTAGCAGTATCAACATGGCCAAAAGGAATTAAACCTATTGTTCATTACTCTGAATCCAAGTCATTACATGAGTCGAATTCATTAATTAAACATCAAGCTCATTCAGATTATGTTAATAATCTACCATCATTGCATGGATACGATGTTGATATAATGGTTGAGGCAAAGGCAAAGGAGTTATCAATCATGCCTTTTATGACAAGGTGA